In a single window of the Gossypium hirsutum isolate 1008001.06 chromosome A13, Gossypium_hirsutum_v2.1, whole genome shotgun sequence genome:
- the LOC107895099 gene encoding uncharacterized protein isoform X2: protein MLPTKGSRACPEDERDVDQRNGVGKNSSRVQKLWNAKMTIFSFCERGKAAYIRPTPIYNQDPCALAIMINHITWDTNMFEPFLEVDVKLNLRLEIYTRPFILLPTSAVEGPRNIKIQALLDRLIPLLLQQVVQDCSNWVQL, encoded by the exons ATGCTACCAACAAAGGGTTCACGTGCATGCCCCGAGGATGAGAGAGATGTTGACCAAAGGAATGGAGTTGGAAAGAATAG TTCAAGGGTTCAGAAGTTGTGGAAtgccaaaatgaccattttcag CTTCTGTGAACGGGGGAAGGCAGCATATATTAGACCTACTCCTATTTATAACCAAGATCCTTGTGCACTGG CTATTATGATAAATCATATTACTTGGGACACAAATATGTTTGAACCATTTTTAGAGGTTGATGTGAAGTTGAATCTACGTCTTGAG ATTTACACGCGACCTTTTATTTTACTGCCAACTTCAGCCGTCGAGGGTCCAAGAAATAT AAAAATACAAGCTCTACTGGATAGACTTATTCCTTTGCTTCTTCAGCAAGTAGTGCAAGATTGCAGCAACTGGGTTCAACTGTAA
- the LOC107895099 gene encoding uncharacterized protein isoform X1, whose translation MDDEDKIKAVDTELDQSLKNMLPTKGSRACPEDERDVDQRNGVGKNSSRVQKLWNAKMTIFSFCERGKAAYIRPTPIYNQDPCALAIMINHITWDTNMFEPFLEVDVKLNLRLEIYTRPFILLPTSAVEGPRNIKIQALLDRLIPLLLQQVVQDCSNWVQL comes from the exons ATG GACGATGAGGATAAAATCAAGGCTGTTGATACAGAGTTGGATCAGTCCTTAAAGAATATGCTACCAACAAAGGGTTCACGTGCATGCCCCGAGGATGAGAGAGATGTTGACCAAAGGAATGGAGTTGGAAAGAATAG TTCAAGGGTTCAGAAGTTGTGGAAtgccaaaatgaccattttcag CTTCTGTGAACGGGGGAAGGCAGCATATATTAGACCTACTCCTATTTATAACCAAGATCCTTGTGCACTGG CTATTATGATAAATCATATTACTTGGGACACAAATATGTTTGAACCATTTTTAGAGGTTGATGTGAAGTTGAATCTACGTCTTGAG ATTTACACGCGACCTTTTATTTTACTGCCAACTTCAGCCGTCGAGGGTCCAAGAAATAT AAAAATACAAGCTCTACTGGATAGACTTATTCCTTTGCTTCTTCAGCAAGTAGTGCAAGATTGCAGCAACTGGGTTCAACTGTAA